In the Bartonella apihabitans genome, CAGGACATTGCTGATCTATAGTGATGGACCGAAAGTTTTTGAACTCGACGGCAAAAAACTTGATTTTATACTCAATAAAGAAAAAAGTAATTTATCGGCAGGATAATGGTTGAAAAAGCTTGCTCTTGACGGAATCGGTCTGGCACGCCAAATTTAGGCAAATTGGAATCACAAAGGAAAGATCAATGAGCACTGTAAAAGTCGATACAAGCAATTTTGAAAATGACGTGCTAAAGTCGGCAGAACCTGTTGTTGTAGACTTCTGGGCAGAATGGTGCGGTCCATGTAAAATGATAGCGCCCTCGCTTGAAGAAATTGCTACCGAGTTACAGGGTAAGGTCAAAGTTGCAAAAATCAATATTGATGAAAATCCCGAACTTGCAACGCAGTTCGGTGTCCGTTCAATCCCCACATTATTGTTGTTCAATAATGGAGAAATCGTCTCCAATATGGTGGGGGCTGCTCCCAAAAGCCGTTTGGCAGACTGGATTAAAGACGGCGTAAAATAATTCTTTAGAATTTATTTTAATAAAAACGGCATCCAATTCATTTGGTGCCGTTTTTGTATTTGTGCTTTCCGTTTCCCGTTTACATATTTTTGTCGTCAATTTTCGTGTCGTTTGTTAACAACAAACCGTTCCGATGCAATTGATTTGAGGTAAAAAAATTGCGGCATTCCCACTCATAAAGCGGAGAGCCTAAAATAGGATTGACCATTATCCAATCCTGTTTTTTGAGAAAAATTTTATAAAAACCACTATATAAAACTATAATCCGGCTCACTTTTCACCGTTAAAACCCTCGCAATTTCAGAAAAATCAAGAAAGTGAATCAACTGGAGATAGAAAGGCGAGGGCAAAAATCCGGATCGATAAGAAATTTTATGAATTATAGGTTTATTTTCTTTCATTATTGTATTATTTCTCGTTTTTAGTATATCTCTTACTTCTATGGCTGGAGTTATTCTGCCATGAGGATAGAGACTTCAGGTGCATTATGAGCTTTGCCCGGTGAACCTGAATTATACCGAACGATCGAATTGGGGGGCGGTCGTGTAAATTCCTTTTAATAGAATTTCGAATTTAAACAAACTTGGGCACTTATGTATGTGATAATCCGGTGGACTTATCAAAATTACATAATCCCAATTTTTGCGGGATGAGTTAATGATGACTGATATGGAAATTGCCTTTAACGTTTCCTCAGATAACATTCAAACATTAAAGCAGAATGAAATACAAAGTGATCTGAAAATCGGAAGCTTGTTGCGTCATTTTCGTAAGAAAAATGGCGTTACCCAAATGCAATTGGCATCAATTGCGGGTATTAGTCCCCAACAAATACAGAAATATGAAAAAGGGGCTGACAGGATTGCTGTGTCAAGATTGATAACGCTTCTCGATTTTCTGGATATCAATTTTGAAGAATTTTTCAAAGCGATGAAGAATCTTAAACAATCTTGATCAAAATAATCAACGACGTCCGGTTGCTTTTCCCTTTTGTCGTTGATTTTCTTCGTTGACCATTATGAAGAAATAGAAATTTATTGAAATTATTATCGGGCAGCTCGAAGCAAGCTTGCATATTCAGAAATGCGAGCTATGCGAGCGCCCGAAAAATCGGAAGCGGCAGTTCTTTAAATTTTGACCATTTAGATCAGGCGTTGCGTATCTGATAATCTTTGATTGTTGCAAACTTGATTTTTGGTGATCGTTCCGCTTCATAATTGAGCGAAAAGTTGTTTTCTGCGAGAAACACCGGATCGCCGTCGAGATCGGATGCAATAGCATCACGGTGTGTCGCAATAAATTTCTCGAGATCCTCTTTGTTATCGGCCGAAATCCAGCGGCATACAGTAAAGCGTGCCGGTTCAAAACCGACGGGAAGAGAATATTCGACTTTGAGACGTTCGGTCAGCACGTCAATTTGCAAAGCACCGATCACACCGACAATCGATGGCGAACCATCATCAGGCATAAAGAGCTGGACAACGCCTTCTTCGGCCATTTGCTGCAGAGCTTCTTTAAGTTTCTTTGCCTTCATCGGGTCACCGAGACGGACGCGGCGCAAAATTTCCGGAGCAAAATTCGGAACGCCTTTGAAAAGAATATCTTCGCCTTCTGTCAGCGTATCGCCAATGCGTAATGTTCCGTGGTTGGGAATTCCCACAACATCGCCGGCATAGGCTTCGTCGGCAATCTGGCGGGAGCGGGCAAAGAAAAATTGCGGCGTTGATAACGTCATCGGTTTGCCGGTGCGCACGAGTTTTGCTTTCATGCCGCGGGATAGAATTCCCGAACAAACACGCAAAAACGCGATGCGATCGCGGTGGTTGGGATCCATATTGGCTTGTATTTTGAAAACAAAACCGGTCATTTTCGGTTCTGTCGCCTCGACAATACGCGTATCTGCAACCTGCGCACGCGGACTTGGCCCATAGGCGACAAGAGCGTCGATAAGATCGCGCACGCCATAGTTTTTCAATGCCGAACCGAAATAGACAGGGGTCATTTGGCCTTCACGGAACGATTTCAGGTCAAATTTTTTACAAGCATCACGCGCAAGAACAACGCCTTCGACAAAAGCGGCACGGTCATTTTCCGGCAGCAACAGGGCCGCTTCTTCAGGCCCGCTGACAGGGCGCGGGGTTTTTTCTTCGTCTTTCTGGCGAACAAGATTGTTATGAAGGTCAAAACTGCCGGCAAAATTTTTGCCCGAGCCGATTGGCCATGTAACAGGGGCAGTATCAAGCGCAAGCTTGTCTTCAATCTCGTCCAATATCTCCAATGGGTCGAGTGCTTCCCTATCCATTTTGTTGACGAATGTCACAATCGGAATGTCGCGCATGCGGCAGACTTCGAACAGTTTCAATGTTCTGGGCTCGATACCGCGCGCTCCATCAAGAACCATGACAGCGCTA is a window encoding:
- the trxA gene encoding thioredoxin, which gives rise to MSTVKVDTSNFENDVLKSAEPVVVDFWAEWCGPCKMIAPSLEEIATELQGKVKVAKINIDENPELATQFGVRSIPTLLLFNNGEIVSNMVGAAPKSRLADWIKDGVK
- a CDS encoding helix-turn-helix domain-containing protein, producing the protein MMTDMEIAFNVSSDNIQTLKQNEIQSDLKIGSLLRHFRKKNGVTQMQLASIAGISPQQIQKYEKGADRIAVSRLITLLDFLDINFEEFFKAMKNLKQS
- a CDS encoding peptide chain release factor 3 produces the protein MNEAQEVARRRTFAIIAHPDAGKTTLTEKLLLFGGAIQLAGEVKAKKDRIQTRSDWMKIERERGISVVTSVMTFEYEDHIFNLLDTPGHEDFADDTYRTLTAVDSAVMVLDGARGIEPRTLKLFEVCRMRDIPIVTFVNKMDREALDPLEILDEIEDKLALDTAPVTWPIGSGKNFAGSFDLHNNLVRQKDEEKTPRPVSGPEEAALLLPENDRAAFVEGVVLARDACKKFDLKSFREGQMTPVYFGSALKNYGVRDLIDALVAYGPSPRAQVADTRIVEATEPKMTGFVFKIQANMDPNHRDRIAFLRVCSGILSRGMKAKLVRTGKPMTLSTPQFFFARSRQIADEAYAGDVVGIPNHGTLRIGDTLTEGEDILFKGVPNFAPEILRRVRLGDPMKAKKLKEALQQMAEEGVVQLFMPDDGSPSIVGVIGALQIDVLTERLKVEYSLPVGFEPARFTVCRWISADNKEDLEKFIATHRDAIASDLDGDPVFLAENNFSLNYEAERSPKIKFATIKDYQIRNA